From the genome of Fibrobacter sp. UWB5:
TGACCTATATGAAATGCGCCCGGTAAGGCAGACCCCTGCCCACAAGGACGGTCATTTGGCACAATTAGTTTGTTCCAACAGCTTTAAGGCATTGGGCATTACAAGCGCCCACGGACTTTTAAAGCAGGAACTCACGATGCTCGGAAGCTTTCTGCTGGATTCGGCCCGCGAAGCGGCCGTGCCCGCAGGCGACTCACTCACTGTAAACCGCGATATTTTCAGCGAATCGGTCGAAAAGAAGATTGCTGAGTCGCCCAACATCACGTTACACCGCGAAGAAGTCACAAGCCTCGAAGGCGACTGTCCGACTCTTGTAGCCGCGGGTCCCTTGGCCAGTGATGCGCTCGCCGACGACATTTTCAAGCGCCTCGGCAGCAACCGTCTGCATTTCTTTGACGCAATCGCTCCGGTTGTCGAGACCGACAGTATCGACTTTGACCACGCCTTTTACCGCAACCGTTGGGAAAAGGGCGAAACAGCCGACTTTATCAACTGCCCGCTGGACAAGGAAACCTACACCGAATTTGTGCGCAAGCTCTGCGAAGCCGAAAGCACGGAACCGCGCCCGTTCGAAAAGAACGAACTGTTCGAAGGCTGCTTGCCGGTGGAAGAAATGGCCCGCCGCGGTTTTGAAACGCTCCGTCACGGCCCCATGCGCCCGATTGGCCTTGGCCTCGGCAACAACGGAAAACTGTGGTACGCCGTCATCCAGCTCCGCGCCGAAAACAAGCAGAAAACCTTGTTCAACATGGTCGGTTTCCAGACTCGCCTCAAATGGGGAACGCAAAAGGAAATCTTCACCATGGTGCCGGCTCTCAAGAACGCGAAATTCGCGCGCCTCGGCTGCATGCACCGCAACACCTTCATTGAATCGCCCAAGTTCCTGGACAAAACGCTCCGTCTGCGTCCAGATCTTGAATGCGCCAAGGGCATTCCGCCTACCTGGTTTGCAGGACAAATTACCGGCAGCGAAGGCTACACCGAAGCGGTGGCCACCGGCTGGTACGCCGCCTGGAATATGGCGCAGACGATTCTACACGGTCATGCCGACCCGCTACCCGACGAGAGTTGCATCGGTTCGCTCATGAACCGCCTGGTGGAAGAAAACGAAGACTTCCAGCCCATGAATTTCAACTTCGGGCTGCTCCCCCACCACGAAGGCCTCAAGAAAAAGAATAAAAAAGAGATTCTTGCGGCTCGCGCCGAAGAATCTGTTCGAAAGTGGATTGCCGATAGGAAATTGGCCTAATCTTTTACGCAACGAACCGAATTGGCAAAACGCCTTGCAGTAAAACCAATACCTTCATCAGCAAAACCGTCATCATCCCATTCTTCGGACGTGAAGTTCACTTCAAACTGCAAATCGCTTTTGGCAATTTCGTTATCATCATAGGGTCCCGAAGACACCCAAAAACGAGCGACATCTTTTAAGCCAGAAAAACCAGCCGTTTTATTCGCAAACGGAGACGAATCATTCGCATTTTGTGTGTCCCTATAACCCGCCGGTTTCATCGAAAAGCCTGTGGAATCCGTTCCATTGCGGCCATTACTCCAGCCACTTGTCGACTTAAGCGCTAAATAGCCTTCTGCGGTTTTTCCGACAAAGGTCAACAAGGTATCCCATTCCAAAGTACTCGGCAGGTGCCAGCCTTCCGGACAAACCCCTCTCACGCGTTCAGGCAAAGAACAAGCCGCATCATTGCCACAACCCTTGCCGTCTTCGCTAAATACAGCTGCGCTATCCATGGCCGCGGCCCAAGTATAGAGACGACCATACAAATAGCAATTGGAACCTTGGTTTAGGTAGCAGTACGAACCATAGCTTGCGCCATCCACCTGGTAATCGTAATTCAGGTTTTGAGCCATCCAGACCTGCGAGCCGATTTCCACCATTTTGTAAACCTGGCCGTCACGAGCATCCGTGAAGGTATTTTCGGTATCTTCCGGTTCTTCTTCGGGATCAGTCACATCAGTAGAATCCGTTTTTTCAGGATCCTTCGAATTGCCATTTTTTTCGGAATAACGGACTTCGCTTGCGGGGTCATCGGCCCTGAACCATCCGTCACCATTACACACGTAATCGATTTCTGCCGATTTTACGTGTACGGAAACACCCTCGAGTTCTTCATCGCATTCGTAATGGGATAAATCGACAAATGTCGAAACTTCAGATGGCAAGCCCTTCTTTTCGTTGTTTTTTGAGTTAGATGAAGCGCTATCGTCGCCGCAGGCGACAAGAGACAAAATGCTAGCACCAACAAGTGATTTGTAGAATAAATTCATAAATCCTCCCTTTTGAAAGGAAATTTATAAAAAAATTTAAAAATGAGAGAAAAAGGCTTCACCTTCGGTGAAGCTAATCTGGCTACCTAAGATATAGAAAAAGCACCCACAAGGGGGCTTATCTTGTATCGGGGTAACCAGATTGTTCTTGCCGCTATTCGGCTTCGCCGAGCGGCGCGAACCCTACGGGCTATGCCTTAACGGCATAGCGCAAAATTCGCCTTACGCACTCTCGTTGTTCGTGCATAGGCAAATTTTGTGCCACAAAGCTCACTTCGTTTCGTATTTTGCCCTTCGGGCTTACTTGAACTTCGTTCAAGTTAAGGCCTAAAACCATCTGAGTTCGCTTCGCTCTCGATGGTTTTAGTCGAACTGGTCAGTTCGATCTGGCGTTAGCACGATACAAAAAGCGACCCCCTGAAGGGATCGCGTTTTGTATCGGGGTAGCCAGATTCGAACTGACGACATTCTGCTCCCAAAGCAGACGCTCTACCAGGCTGAGCTACACCCCGAGTGCGACAAATATAATAAAATAAGATTCGTTTGAGTAGCGTTTTTGAAAAGAAAAACCGATTCTAGAAAATCTAGAACCGGTTTCCTGAGCTACGAAGGGCTCGAACCTTCGACCCACGCCTTAAAAGGGCGTTGCTCTACCAACTGAGCTAGTAGCCCGAACGCACCCAAATATATTAAACGTTTCGTCATTTGTAAAGGCAGGATTCCCATTTATTCGTAAAATTTAACGCTTTTTTGGCGATTTATGCACTCACGCGGCAACAATATTTGTAAATTTCAATCATGAATTTCAAGCACTTTTTGACAGCGGTCTCGGCACTACTCGCAATCCCCGTAGCAAGCCATGCCTACTTTACTCAAGGCGATGCCGGACAAGAAGTGTTTTCGTTTATCAATACCTTTGATAGCCCGCGTAACGCAGCTCTCGAAAAGTCGGCCGGTGCAAGCAATTCGACCGACCCGACGATTGTACAGCTGAACCCGGCAGCAGTCATTTTGCCCGAAGGCAAGAACCACATTGCATCGGTTCACTGGCAGACGGGCGACATGGCCGACAACCAGGGTAGCATCAGCTACACCGGGCATTACAACAAGTACATTTTCCAGGTTTCGTACAACTGGCTTTCTTACGGCACCATCGAAGGCTACAACGAATATGGCGATGCCACGGGCAACGACTACGAACCGTTCAGCCAGCTGGCCACGGCATCAGTCGCCTTCCCCATGAAGCATATCCGCTTCGGTGCGACTCTGAAATTCGCTGCCGACAAGCTCACGGACGATGCCGGAGACCGCACGGCCCTGGGTGCCGCATTCGATTGGGGTCTCACCTGGCAGTCCGAAAGCAAGCGCTTTGGTTTGGCCGTCATGGCTCGCGACTTCGGTTGCCTGTTGCGCGACTATGTGGACGACGGCGAGAACGATTATTTTCCGATGTCGCAGACGTTTGCCATAGCCGGCTACTTTAGGCCCAAGGTTCTCCCCCGTCTCACGGTTTACATGGACAACGATTTTCCGCGTTACCAGGAAGCCTTTTTGAGCTTGGGTGGCGAATACGCACTCGGCCAGCATCTTTTTGTTCGCGCCGGTTTTCAGCGCACGTGGCTTGACTTGATCCGCGACGCCAAGGAGCTCATGGCTTCCGAAGACCGCCCGGATGAAACGAACAACGCCCACATGTTGAGCGCGGGCCTGGGCTATGCGATGGACTTGCTCGCCATCGATTACAGTTTCTCGTACCTTGCCCAAGGTATGGGTCACGAGCACAGGCTTGGCGTGCGAGTGAATTTCTAATTCAGGCTTGCAATGCGGCAGTTTGACGTTATTGTTCTCGAAGAAAACTCCCCGCAATTCGATAACTGGACACCCCCTTTTGAAGACCCGGCCCTCGGCTGGTTGCACGACTATGACTGGAACCGCCCGTTGCAAAGTATCGATGCGGAATGGGTCGTCATTACGCAGCCCGCGGTGAAGATTGACCGCGAATTTTTGAATAACTTGGCCGAAGTCACCGAAGGATTCCCGATGGTGGACGCCTTTGCACCGCGCCTAAAGTGTGACGGAAAATTCCATGGCGGGCTGTTGCTTGCCGGAAGCAAAGGGTTCTCCCCTATTTCTGAAAACGAGAAGATGCGGTATGTTGCAGCCCCGAACCCGATGATTGCGGTGTTTTCGAGCCGCATTATCCAACGCACCGGGTTGTTCGATTTGGACCTGCCGCCCGAATTCAGACTGCTGGATTACGCCCTCCGTATGGCTCACGCCGGCGGAAAGATGTTCAGCGTGCCATATCTTGTGGCAAGAACTTCGCAACTTACCGACGCTGGCCGCCTAAATCAAGTCGCTCCGCTGTGGGAAATCTATTACAAGACACTCCCCGTTGGTCTGCTATCTGCCTTCACGTTCCGCCATCTGACCATGGCCCCCAAATTCTTGGGGTTCGACAAAGGCAAGAAACGTCGCCTGTTCAAGCGCGACAAGGCAACAGCTTTATCAAAACTTACGGCAGATTATTTGAAATGTGTAATGTGTGATGATTAATGAACAATGAATAATTAATCATTTTTCATTCCACATCGCACACTTCACATCCTAAAAAAACACCCAGACGGCGAGCCAGAAGACCATCAGGCAAAATTCCATTTCCTTTGAAATTTTAGAAAGGAACGTGCTGCATAGCGTCATGCAAAGCAGGGCTGCGATGCGAGTCCAGGCAATGTCAATGCCACGATAATAAAGGGCAATGCCGCCAAAGAGTTCAATCCAGCACCAGAGCGATTGCGCCAGCACCAGGTAACGCCTGCGGTAAAGCGTCAGCGAGGTAGTCGAAAGGCAGAGGCACAGAGCGAGCATGCGGAACGGGTAATGTTCCAAAGTCGGGTCAATGGTTTCGCCGGCAAAATAAGTGAACACGCTGAACAGAACCAGGAAGCCGGCAAGCAGGCCGCCATTGCGGTACGGCGACGAACCCTTGCGCCACAGGAACGAGGCGCAACCGAGGGCAATCAAGCAAGAAAGCGAATTGGCAAGAGGAGTCATTATTCAGCCTCCTTTGCCGATTCGGGAGCGGATTTTTCGGCTAGCGTCCGCATGTAATTCACGAGGCCCAAAGCTTCACTCGGAGTCAAGCGACCCACGTAGGGGTTCATGTTGCCGCGGCCGTTCAAAATAACTTTGACCAAGGAATCTGCGCCAAGGCTATCGAGACGCAGGATATCCAGCTTTTGCGGCACCGGGTAGAATTCGCGGACGAATTTTTCATTGAAGCGACCATCGGTCCCGTGGCATGTGGCACAGCGTGCATTCCAAAGCAAGCGAGCTTGATTTTGAGAATCCGGAGTGTCGACACCTATCGGCTGCGAATCAAGCGTATTCGTCGACATTTGAGAAGCACCGCCGGCAAAGAAGGTCCCAAGGCAAGCTGCCGCCAGAACGAACAAAATCACGCACAGCGTTTTTTCGCGGCGAGTCAAAACGAAAGTCTGTTCAACGAGATAAGCACGAACGCACAGGGTAACAGCCGTCACGACGGCTATAATCGGGTACAAGAGCGGAATCACATTGGCAATTGAAAGGTCAACATTTGCAAACACGCTTTGGCCCCACACCCACACAGAGAAGAGAATGGCCGCAGCAAAGCCCACCAGCAAGGGGAAACGCAGAATGTGGTATTCTTCAGAAGACCAAGGCTGCATGTAAAAGCCTTTTTTGAGTTTTTCGATACCGCGCACGCCCGTGAAGTTTTCTTTTTCAAATTCCTCTTGTTCGGCTTCGGCCAAATCGGAGCCGTCCACTTCGCCAAAATAGGAACCCGCGCCTTCCATATTGCGGTTCAGGTAACGGCGGATGCCGAAGAACAACAGCATGAAACCGCCTACCGAGAAGGCGACAAGCCCCAAGTCTATCCGGCCAAAGGTTGCCGGAGCCTGCCCTGCCGAGGGCGAAACAAGGTAATAACGTTCCAGGAACAAGCCGACGAGAATCGAGACCGAGAAGAAGATTCGGCCCACACGGTGTTCACGAATCACCGACACCATTCGAAGTTGCGGAAGGACTCCGGCAAAGATAAATGCCGATGTGCAGAAATACCCCTTGATGATGAGGTCCCAAATCCAGATGGCGCAAAGGATCCAGGTGCATATAAGCTGCAGGCGTTCCAAGAGGCGCACGCGGTAGCCTTCGGCGCAAATCAGGAGGTTCATGAGGGCAAGCCCCGAAAGGATCGCCCCCGCGATAAAGTAAACCGGGAAGAACGCACCGCGCCACTCCGGCACGAACGTGGTTGCAAAATCCAGGCTCACCACCGTATGCACCCAGAGCACCAGCGGGAACAGGAGCCACGCCATAGGCTTGCGGTAACGTTCCAGCAGCGGGTTCTCGCGGGATTTTAAATGCACGCCAAAGAACAAGAGCGACAGGAGCGCATACACGGCAATGCAGCAGAAATCCCAAACCAGGGGCGAACGCACATTGGCAAAGTTGCCGCGGGCATCGAGGAAGGGGGCCACCATGTAAAAGTTATCAATGACACCCAAGTGCATCAGCGGGAAAATAGCCGCAAACACGAGGCTCACGAGCGTCGAAAGTTCCGCAATCAAGGCCGTACGACGGTCCAGCTTGATATCGAGCGCTAGGAAAATCGCCGACAGGAGCGTGCCGGCATGGGCAAGCCCAATCCAAAAAACGAACAGGCAGATAGGCGTGCCCCAGAAGGTGCGAGAATCCACCATCCAGGCAGAAGGGCCTTCGAAAATCGAATAACCCAGCGCATAAAGCCCCGGCAAGAACAGCGCAAGGCCAGCAAGCATCAAGTACTTGAACATTAGCGCCTCCCCCGCATAAATACCACGGAAGGATCAAGGTCGACCAGTTCTCTCGGCGCATACAGCTCTCGATTCTTGGAGAGCTTTACCAGCGGCGACTTATCGTCGAGCCAGTTGCCAAAGATAATCGCGTTCTTGGGGCAGGCTTCGGCGCAAGCGGTTTTGACGCCGCGACCGCGCCATTCTTCTGCCGTTACGCCAACGGTAAGCGACGTCTTGAATTTGAGGCGGTCGTTCTGCAGGCGGTGCAGGCAAAGGCTACATTTTTCCATGACGCCCTTGTCGCGGAGCGGGACTTCGCGATTGAACTGTCGGGCAAGCCCGAGTTTCTGGGCATCGTTAAAATTGAACTTTCGGGCCTGAACGGGGCAATTTGCGCCACAGAAACGGCTACCCGTACAACGCTTGTACATCATGGCGCTCAGGCCATCGGGCGTGTGATTCGCAGCCCCCGTCGGGCATACACGTTCGCA
Proteins encoded in this window:
- a CDS encoding fibrobacter succinogenes major paralogous domain-containing protein, yielding MNLFYKSLVGASILSLVACGDDSASSNSKNNEKKGLPSEVSTFVDLSHYECDEELEGVSVHVKSAEIDYVCNGDGWFRADDPASEVRYSEKNGNSKDPEKTDSTDVTDPEEEPEDTENTFTDARDGQVYKMVEIGSQVWMAQNLNYDYQVDGASYGSYCYLNQGSNCYLYGRLYTWAAAMDSAAVFSEDGKGCGNDAACSLPERVRGVCPEGWHLPSTLEWDTLLTFVGKTAEGYLALKSTSGWSNGRNGTDSTGFSMKPAGYRDTQNANDSSPFANKTAGFSGLKDVARFWVSSGPYDDNEIAKSDLQFEVNFTSEEWDDDGFADEGIGFTARRFANSVRCVKD
- a CDS encoding 4Fe-4S dicluster domain-containing protein; this translates as MDRREFIKSCSLVAVMGLLFGCRKIPLEELAGDLPSLKRFEDEVKLALSQAKKSLDLVKIPTPGALKIPGASTLNRFGMAIDLDACDGCGKCILACNLENNVPLVPDEDAARGRFMHWVDMRGSAPFMCAHCGNAPCERVCPTGAANHTPDGLSAMMYKRCTGSRFCGANCPVQARKFNFNDAQKLGLARQFNREVPLRDKGVMEKCSLCLHRLQNDRLKFKTSLTVGVTAEEWRGRGVKTACAEACPKNAIIFGNWLDDKSPLVKLSKNRELYAPRELVDLDPSVVFMRGRR
- the trmFO gene encoding methylenetetrahydrofolate--tRNA-(uracil(54)-C(5))-methyltransferase (FADH(2)-oxidizing) TrmFO, giving the protein MNERVRVIGGGLAGCEAALQLASRGFKVDLYEMRPVRQTPAHKDGHLAQLVCSNSFKALGITSAHGLLKQELTMLGSFLLDSAREAAVPAGDSLTVNRDIFSESVEKKIAESPNITLHREEVTSLEGDCPTLVAAGPLASDALADDIFKRLGSNRLHFFDAIAPVVETDSIDFDHAFYRNRWEKGETADFINCPLDKETYTEFVRKLCEAESTEPRPFEKNELFEGCLPVEEMARRGFETLRHGPMRPIGLGLGNNGKLWYAVIQLRAENKQKTLFNMVGFQTRLKWGTQKEIFTMVPALKNAKFARLGCMHRNTFIESPKFLDKTLRLRPDLECAKGIPPTWFAGQITGSEGYTEAVATGWYAAWNMAQTILHGHADPLPDESCIGSLMNRLVEENEDFQPMNFNFGLLPHHEGLKKKNKKEILAARAEESVRKWIADRKLA
- the nrfD gene encoding NrfD/PsrC family molybdoenzyme membrane anchor subunit, which encodes MFKYLMLAGLALFLPGLYALGYSIFEGPSAWMVDSRTFWGTPICLFVFWIGLAHAGTLLSAIFLALDIKLDRRTALIAELSTLVSLVFAAIFPLMHLGVIDNFYMVAPFLDARGNFANVRSPLVWDFCCIAVYALLSLLFFGVHLKSRENPLLERYRKPMAWLLFPLVLWVHTVVSLDFATTFVPEWRGAFFPVYFIAGAILSGLALMNLLICAEGYRVRLLERLQLICTWILCAIWIWDLIIKGYFCTSAFIFAGVLPQLRMVSVIREHRVGRIFFSVSILVGLFLERYYLVSPSAGQAPATFGRIDLGLVAFSVGGFMLLFFGIRRYLNRNMEGAGSYFGEVDGSDLAEAEQEEFEKENFTGVRGIEKLKKGFYMQPWSSEEYHILRFPLLVGFAAAILFSVWVWGQSVFANVDLSIANVIPLLYPIIAVVTAVTLCVRAYLVEQTFVLTRREKTLCVILFVLAAACLGTFFAGGASQMSTNTLDSQPIGVDTPDSQNQARLLWNARCATCHGTDGRFNEKFVREFYPVPQKLDILRLDSLGADSLVKVILNGRGNMNPYVGRLTPSEALGLVNYMRTLAEKSAPESAKEAE